The Terracoccus luteus genome includes a region encoding these proteins:
- the pheS gene encoding phenylalanine--tRNA ligase subunit alpha, translated as MSGPNTNYDPVEVSALDPANVDAAVEQALAAIAGATDLEALKAARLAHAGDKSPLALANREIGALPPTAKAEAGKRVGQARGQVSKALASRQVELEAERDERILTDEKVDVTRPAVRRHPGSRHPIELTAQRLVDAFVGMGWEVAEGPELESEWLNFDALNLGPDHPARQMQDTFFLDPVDSGLVLRTQTSPVQIRTMLEQEPPIYIVAPGKVFRTDDLDATHTPVFHQIECLAIDKGLTMAHLRGALDAFVRIMFGAETRTRVRANYFPFTEPSMETDFLCFACHGAETWGTPEQCRTCGGSGWIELGGSGMVNRKVLRTCGIDPDVYSGFAFGLGIERALMLRHGVQGMHEMVEGDVRFSRQFGTGA; from the coding sequence ATGTCCGGACCGAACACGAACTACGACCCCGTCGAGGTCTCGGCGCTCGACCCGGCCAACGTCGACGCCGCCGTCGAGCAGGCACTCGCCGCCATCGCCGGTGCCACCGACCTCGAGGCGCTCAAGGCCGCGCGGCTCGCGCACGCCGGCGACAAGAGCCCCCTCGCCCTCGCCAACCGCGAGATCGGTGCGCTGCCCCCGACCGCCAAGGCCGAGGCCGGCAAGCGGGTCGGCCAGGCCCGCGGCCAGGTGAGCAAGGCCCTCGCCTCCCGTCAGGTCGAGCTCGAGGCCGAGCGCGACGAGCGCATCCTCACCGACGAGAAGGTTGACGTGACGAGGCCCGCCGTCCGTCGCCACCCCGGCTCCCGGCATCCGATCGAGCTCACCGCCCAGCGCCTCGTCGACGCCTTCGTCGGCATGGGCTGGGAGGTCGCCGAGGGCCCCGAGCTCGAGAGCGAGTGGCTCAACTTCGACGCCCTCAACCTCGGGCCCGACCACCCGGCGCGCCAGATGCAGGACACGTTCTTCCTCGACCCCGTCGACAGCGGCCTCGTGCTGCGCACCCAGACCTCGCCGGTGCAGATCCGCACGATGCTCGAGCAGGAGCCGCCGATCTACATCGTGGCGCCGGGCAAGGTGTTCCGCACCGACGACCTCGACGCGACGCACACGCCGGTCTTCCACCAGATCGAGTGCCTCGCCATCGACAAGGGGCTGACGATGGCCCACCTGCGCGGTGCGCTCGACGCCTTCGTGCGCATCATGTTCGGCGCCGAGACGCGCACCCGCGTGCGGGCCAACTACTTCCCCTTCACCGAGCCGAGCATGGAGACCGACTTCCTCTGCTTCGCGTGCCACGGCGCCGAGACGTGGGGGACACCCGAGCAGTGCCGCACGTGCGGCGGCTCGGGCTGGATCGAGCTCGGCGGCTCGGGCATGGTCAACCGGAAGGTGCTGCGCACGTGCGGCATCGACCCCGACGTCTACTCCGGGTTCGCCTTCGGGCTCGGCATCGAGAGGGCACTGATGTTGCGCCACGGGGTGCAGGGGATGCACGAGATGGTCGAGGGCGACGTCCGCTTCTCGCGCCAGTTCGGGACGGGGGCCTGA
- the pheT gene encoding phenylalanine--tRNA ligase subunit beta, whose protein sequence is MRMPLSWLAEYTDLPEGTTGAVVAAGLVSVGLEEEDLHGGDLTGPLVVGRVLDLVAEPQKNGKTIRWCTVDVGEHGQMVTEGKHQEIVCGAHNFEVGDLVVVVLPGAVLPGGFAIAARKTYGHVSNGMICAEDEIGLGTDHEGIIVLQRLLGDEKASQLRPGDDAIALLGLAEETVETNVTPDRGYCLSVRGLAREFWHSLGSPAGGYRDPAAVETPAANEAGYPVELTDTSPIDGRDGCDRYVARVVRGIDPTRPSPAWMQRRLTQSGMRPISLAVDVTNYVMLAVGQPLHAFDLDTLSGRVVVRRARDGESLTTLDDVERRLSPDDLLITDGGERPLAIAGLMGGASSEVTDVTTDVLVEAAHFDATTVARSSRRHRLVTEASKRYERGVDPAVTAAAAQLAVDLLVEHGGGTADPGVTDVDRTQPPAAALLDVTEPGRIVGRAYPRGRVVGILRDLGCTVDETGDGTDEAHVLVTPPTWRPDLAGDAPAPDYAEEVARIDGYDLIPSVTPTPSEGQGLTHGQQVRRRVADAVAAAGYDEVLTYPFVGEGSADALRLPENDDRRHAVRLANPLSEERPLLRTSVLSTLVDALRRNVARGQRDVALYELGLVFRPGGPVGTAPLLPVGTRPDAASLAALYAAVPHQPRHAAVVACGQAEPAGWWGPGRPADWSDMVAVVQTAARALAVEVRVEADADHAPWHPGRCARITLVDGTLVGHAGELHPKVLASLELPPRTVAAEFDVDVLTAASEQPVQVQPFSSFPPALTDVALLVSADVPAAAVEQSLREGAGEALESVTLFDVYEGEGIEPGHVSLAFRLTFRAPDRTLTTEEVNSYRDAAVAAATAATGATQR, encoded by the coding sequence ATGCGGATGCCGCTGAGCTGGCTCGCCGAGTACACCGACCTCCCCGAGGGCACCACGGGCGCCGTCGTCGCCGCGGGGCTCGTTTCCGTCGGGCTCGAGGAGGAGGACCTCCACGGCGGCGACCTCACCGGGCCGCTCGTCGTCGGACGCGTGCTCGACCTCGTCGCCGAGCCGCAGAAGAACGGCAAGACGATCCGCTGGTGCACCGTCGACGTCGGCGAGCACGGCCAGATGGTGACCGAGGGCAAGCACCAGGAGATCGTCTGCGGGGCGCACAACTTCGAGGTGGGCGACCTCGTCGTCGTCGTGCTGCCCGGGGCGGTGCTCCCGGGCGGCTTCGCCATCGCCGCCCGCAAGACCTACGGCCACGTCTCGAACGGGATGATCTGTGCCGAGGACGAGATCGGCCTCGGCACCGACCACGAGGGCATCATCGTGCTGCAGCGCCTGCTCGGCGACGAGAAGGCGTCGCAGCTGCGCCCCGGCGACGACGCCATCGCCCTGCTCGGCCTCGCCGAGGAGACGGTCGAGACGAACGTGACTCCCGACCGCGGCTACTGCCTGTCGGTGCGCGGCCTCGCCCGCGAGTTCTGGCACAGCCTCGGCAGCCCCGCCGGTGGCTACCGCGACCCCGCCGCCGTCGAGACCCCCGCGGCCAACGAGGCGGGGTACCCGGTCGAGCTGACCGACACCTCGCCGATCGACGGGCGCGACGGGTGCGACCGCTACGTGGCCCGGGTCGTGCGCGGCATCGACCCGACCCGACCCTCGCCGGCCTGGATGCAGCGCCGGCTCACGCAGTCCGGGATGCGGCCGATCTCGCTCGCCGTCGACGTGACGAACTACGTCATGCTCGCGGTCGGCCAGCCGCTTCACGCCTTCGACCTCGACACCCTCTCGGGCCGCGTCGTCGTGCGGCGTGCCCGCGACGGCGAGAGCCTGACGACCCTCGACGACGTCGAGCGCCGCCTCAGCCCCGACGACCTGCTCATCACCGACGGCGGCGAGCGCCCGCTCGCCATCGCGGGGCTCATGGGCGGCGCGTCGTCCGAGGTCACCGACGTCACGACCGACGTCCTCGTCGAGGCGGCCCACTTCGACGCCACGACGGTGGCCCGCAGCTCGCGGCGCCACCGGCTGGTCACCGAGGCCTCGAAGCGCTACGAGCGCGGGGTCGACCCCGCGGTCACGGCGGCCGCGGCGCAGCTCGCCGTCGACCTGCTCGTCGAGCACGGCGGCGGCACGGCCGACCCGGGCGTCACCGACGTCGACCGCACGCAGCCCCCGGCGGCCGCCCTGCTCGACGTCACGGAGCCCGGCCGCATCGTCGGGCGCGCGTACCCGCGGGGCCGGGTGGTCGGCATCCTGCGCGACCTCGGCTGCACGGTCGACGAGACCGGCGACGGCACCGACGAGGCTCACGTGCTCGTGACCCCGCCGACGTGGCGCCCCGACCTCGCCGGCGACGCGCCCGCGCCCGACTACGCCGAGGAGGTCGCCCGCATCGACGGCTACGACCTCATCCCGTCGGTGACGCCCACCCCGAGCGAGGGGCAGGGGCTGACCCACGGCCAGCAGGTGCGCCGGCGCGTGGCCGACGCCGTCGCGGCCGCCGGCTACGACGAGGTGCTCACCTACCCCTTCGTCGGCGAGGGCTCGGCCGACGCGCTGCGGCTGCCGGAGAACGACGACCGCCGCCACGCGGTCCGCCTCGCCAACCCGCTCTCGGAGGAGCGCCCGCTGCTGCGCACCTCGGTGCTCTCGACGCTCGTCGACGCCCTGCGCCGCAACGTCGCGCGCGGCCAGCGCGACGTCGCGCTCTACGAGCTCGGGCTCGTCTTCCGTCCCGGCGGCCCGGTCGGCACCGCACCGCTGCTGCCCGTGGGCACCCGCCCGGATGCCGCGTCGCTGGCCGCGCTCTACGCCGCGGTGCCGCACCAGCCGCGTCACGCCGCCGTCGTCGCCTGCGGCCAGGCCGAGCCCGCCGGCTGGTGGGGTCCGGGTCGCCCCGCCGACTGGAGCGACATGGTCGCGGTCGTGCAGACGGCCGCCCGCGCGCTCGCCGTCGAGGTACGGGTCGAGGCGGACGCCGACCACGCCCCGTGGCACCCCGGCCGGTGCGCCCGCATCACGCTCGTCGACGGGACCCTCGTCGGGCACGCCGGCGAGCTGCACCCCAAGGTGCTCGCCTCCCTCGAGCTGCCCCCGCGCACCGTCGCGGCGGAGTTCGACGTCGACGTGCTCACGGCGGCCAGCGAGCAGCCGGTGCAGGTGCAGCCGTTCTCGTCCTTCCCGCCGGCCCTGACCGACGTCGCCCTGCTCGTCTCCGCCGACGTCCCCGCGGCAGCGGTCGAGCAGTCCCTGCGCGAGGGCGCCGGCGAGGCGCTCGAGAGCGTGACCCTCTTCGACGTCTACGAGGGGGAGGGCATCGAGCCCGGACACGTCTCGCTCGCCTTCCGGCTGACCTTCCGGGCGCCCGACCGCACCCTGACGACCGAGGAGGTCAACAGCTACCGCGACGCGGCGGTCGCGGCGGCCACGGCCGCGACGGGGGCCACGCAGCGCTGA
- a CDS encoding AAA family ATPase: protein MPRPTLHLTVGLPGVGKTTEARRIAARDHLLRLTPDEWMAPLFGHSDAAGRRNILEGRFIWVAHEVLAGGSSVVLDFGCWSPEERWAVAAVAAVAGAEYRLVHLELTEAERRARAARRWVEAPDTTFEMTDAHHDHYLASFVPPTPAERAGGPPPAPPAPCEAWLEWASQRWPTLPRLDTPPARSPDPDR, encoded by the coding sequence ATGCCCAGGCCCACGCTCCACCTCACCGTCGGGCTCCCGGGGGTCGGCAAGACCACCGAGGCCCGGCGGATCGCCGCCCGCGACCACCTGCTGCGCCTCACCCCCGACGAGTGGATGGCCCCGCTCTTCGGCCACTCCGACGCGGCGGGCAGGCGGAACATCCTCGAGGGGCGCTTCATCTGGGTGGCCCACGAGGTGCTGGCCGGCGGCTCGTCCGTCGTGCTCGACTTCGGCTGCTGGTCGCCCGAGGAGCGGTGGGCCGTCGCCGCCGTCGCCGCGGTGGCCGGGGCCGAGTACCGCCTCGTCCACCTCGAGCTGACGGAGGCGGAACGTCGCGCCCGGGCCGCCCGACGGTGGGTCGAGGCGCCCGACACGACGTTCGAGATGACCGACGCCCACCACGACCACTACCTCGCCTCGTTCGTGCCGCCGACGCCGGCCGAACGCGCCGGTGGTCCGCCTCCCGCCCCACCGGCGCCGTGCGAGGCCTGGCTCGAGTGGGCCTCGCAGCGGTGGCCCACCCTGCCGCGGCTCGATACTCCCCCGGCACGGAGCCCCGACCCCGACCGGTGA
- the argC gene encoding N-acetyl-gamma-glutamyl-phosphate reductase, whose amino-acid sequence MIRAAVAGASGYAGGEILRLLLAHPGLEVGAVTAGSSAGGLLGGVHPHLTPLAGRKLEPTTPEVLAGHDVVFLALPHGHSAALAAALPDDVVVVDCGADFRLESGSAWTTFYDTPHAGSWPYGLPELPLPAGGRQRELLAGGTRIAVPGCYPTAVTLALAPAVGSGTVSLDDVVVVAASGTSGAGKSLKPHLLGAEVMGSMSPYGVGGGHRHTPEIEQNLSRAAGAPVTVSFTPTLAPMPRGILATCTARLVDGVTAEQVRDVYENAYGTEPFVHVLPEGQWPGTANVLGSNTAHLQLAVDEHARRLVVVAAVDNLTKGTAGAAVQCANLALGLDEGLGLPLTGVAP is encoded by the coding sequence ATGATCAGGGCAGCAGTGGCGGGTGCGAGCGGCTACGCCGGAGGCGAGATCCTCCGGCTCCTGCTCGCCCACCCCGGGCTCGAGGTGGGCGCCGTCACGGCCGGCAGCAGTGCGGGTGGACTCCTCGGGGGCGTCCACCCGCACCTGACCCCCCTCGCCGGGCGTAAGCTCGAGCCGACGACGCCCGAGGTCCTCGCCGGGCACGACGTCGTCTTCCTCGCCCTGCCCCACGGGCACTCGGCCGCCCTGGCCGCAGCGCTGCCCGACGACGTCGTCGTCGTCGACTGCGGCGCCGACTTCAGGCTCGAGTCCGGGTCGGCGTGGACCACCTTCTACGACACCCCGCACGCCGGGTCGTGGCCCTACGGGCTGCCCGAGCTGCCGCTGCCCGCAGGCGGCCGCCAGCGTGAGCTCCTCGCCGGCGGCACCCGCATCGCCGTGCCGGGCTGCTACCCGACCGCGGTGACCCTCGCGCTCGCCCCGGCCGTCGGCTCCGGGACCGTCTCCCTCGACGACGTCGTCGTCGTCGCGGCCTCGGGCACCTCGGGCGCGGGCAAGTCACTCAAGCCGCATTTGCTCGGCGCGGAGGTGATGGGCTCGATGTCGCCGTACGGCGTGGGCGGCGGCCACCGGCACACCCCCGAGATCGAGCAGAACCTGTCGCGGGCGGCGGGCGCCCCCGTGACGGTGTCCTTCACGCCGACGCTGGCGCCGATGCCACGCGGCATCCTCGCGACGTGCACCGCCCGCCTGGTCGACGGCGTCACCGCTGAGCAGGTTCGTGATGTCTACGAGAACGCTTATGGCACAGAGCCCTTCGTGCACGTGCTCCCCGAGGGTCAGTGGCCCGGCACCGCGAACGTGCTCGGCAGCAACACGGCCCACCTCCAGCTCGCGGTCGACGAGCACGCCCGGCGCCTCGTCGTCGTCGCGGCGGTCGACAACCTCACCAAGGGCACCGCCGGTGCCGCCGTCCAGTGCGCCAACCTCGCCCTCGGTCTCGACGAGGGCCTCGGCCTGCCCCTCACCGGAGTCGCCCCGTGA
- the argJ gene encoding bifunctional glutamate N-acetyltransferase/amino-acid acetyltransferase ArgJ, which translates to MQLPRGFRAAGVTAGLKASGRPDLALVVNDGPDHHGAAVFTSNRVEAAPVTWSRGVVGDGRVDAVVLNSGGANACTGAQGFLDTHRTAEHVADVLGVSSGDVVVCSTGLIGELLPMPLVLAGVDAAAGALTPAGHLEAATAVMTTDTVPKTAHHPASGWSVSGFAKGAGMLAPALATMLVVLTTDAVVDQAELDAALRSATAVTFDRVDSDACMSTNDTVLVMASGASGERADADALARAVTAVCADLARQLVSDAEGAAHDIAVTVRSAASVDDALEVARAVARNTLFKCAVFGNDPNWGRVLAAVGTTRATFDPAALDVAMNGVQVCRGGGVGEDRSLVDLTGREVHVVVDLHAGDDEATIWTNDLTHDYVHENSAYST; encoded by the coding sequence GTGCAGCTGCCCCGCGGCTTCCGCGCGGCGGGGGTCACTGCCGGGCTCAAGGCGAGCGGGCGCCCCGACCTCGCCCTCGTCGTCAACGACGGGCCCGACCACCACGGAGCCGCGGTCTTCACCTCCAACCGGGTCGAGGCGGCGCCGGTGACGTGGTCGCGCGGCGTCGTGGGTGACGGCCGGGTCGACGCCGTCGTGCTGAACTCCGGTGGCGCCAACGCCTGCACCGGCGCCCAGGGCTTCCTCGACACCCACCGCACCGCCGAGCACGTGGCCGACGTGCTCGGGGTGTCGAGCGGTGACGTCGTCGTCTGCTCGACCGGGCTCATCGGCGAGCTGCTCCCCATGCCGCTCGTGCTCGCGGGCGTCGACGCGGCGGCGGGCGCCCTCACGCCGGCGGGCCACCTCGAGGCGGCCACCGCGGTGATGACGACCGACACGGTGCCCAAGACGGCCCACCACCCGGCGTCCGGCTGGTCGGTCTCGGGGTTCGCGAAGGGGGCGGGCATGCTCGCCCCCGCACTCGCGACGATGCTCGTCGTGCTCACGACCGACGCCGTCGTCGACCAGGCCGAGCTCGACGCGGCCCTGCGGTCGGCGACCGCCGTGACGTTCGACCGCGTCGACTCCGACGCCTGCATGTCGACCAACGACACCGTCCTCGTCATGGCCTCCGGCGCGTCCGGGGAGCGGGCCGACGCCGACGCGCTGGCGCGGGCGGTCACGGCCGTCTGCGCCGACCTGGCCCGCCAGCTCGTGTCCGACGCCGAGGGCGCGGCCCACGACATCGCCGTCACGGTGCGCAGCGCCGCGAGCGTCGACGACGCGCTCGAGGTGGCCCGCGCCGTGGCCCGCAACACCCTCTTCAAGTGCGCCGTCTTCGGCAACGACCCCAACTGGGGGCGGGTGCTCGCCGCCGTGGGCACGACGCGGGCCACCTTCGACCCGGCCGCGCTCGACGTCGCGATGAACGGCGTGCAGGTGTGCCGCGGTGGCGGTGTGGGCGAGGACCGCTCGCTCGTCGACCTCACCGGCCGCGAGGTGCACGTCGTGGTCGACCTGCACGCCGGCGACGACGAGGCGACGATCTGGACCAACGACCTCACGCACGACTACGTGCACGAGAACTCGGCGTACTCGACGTGA
- the argB gene encoding acetylglutamate kinase: protein MRGLIDAAALRVAAGKAATLVEALPWLERFRGALVVIKYGGNAMLDDDLKRAFADDVAFLRYAGLRPVVVHGGGPQIKSMLSRLGLTSEFKGGLRVTTPEVMEVVRMVLTGQVGRELVGLLNQHGPIAVGLSGEDAGLLGARRRGAVVDGELVDIGLVGDVESVNPSAVLDILAAGRVPVVSTIAPDLDVDGQVLNVNADTAAAALAVALQAEKLVVLTDVEGIYANWPDRGSLLSSIRVDAARRLLDRVDDGMVPKLEACIRAVDGGVPQTHVVDGRAPHSILLEIFTDEGIGTMVLPDDSVDVVDDAGAHDDAGAHDDPVARDTSDDSEVGP, encoded by the coding sequence CTGCGCGGGCTCATCGACGCGGCCGCCCTGCGTGTGGCCGCGGGCAAGGCGGCCACGCTCGTCGAGGCGCTGCCGTGGCTCGAGCGGTTCCGCGGGGCGCTCGTCGTCATCAAGTACGGCGGCAACGCCATGCTCGACGACGACCTCAAGCGGGCCTTCGCCGACGACGTCGCCTTCCTGCGCTACGCCGGCCTGCGCCCCGTCGTCGTGCACGGCGGCGGCCCCCAGATCAAGAGCATGCTGTCGCGGCTCGGCCTCACCAGTGAGTTCAAGGGCGGCCTGCGCGTCACGACCCCCGAGGTCATGGAGGTCGTGCGCATGGTGCTCACCGGCCAGGTCGGGCGCGAGCTCGTCGGCCTGCTCAACCAGCACGGGCCCATCGCGGTCGGCCTCTCCGGCGAGGATGCCGGCCTGCTGGGTGCCCGTCGCCGCGGCGCCGTCGTCGACGGCGAGCTCGTCGACATCGGCCTCGTCGGCGACGTCGAGAGCGTCAACCCCTCCGCGGTGCTCGACATCCTCGCCGCCGGCCGGGTGCCCGTCGTCTCGACGATCGCGCCCGACCTCGACGTCGACGGTCAGGTGCTCAACGTCAACGCCGACACGGCCGCCGCGGCGCTCGCCGTCGCCCTGCAGGCGGAGAAGCTCGTCGTGCTCACCGATGTCGAGGGCATCTACGCGAACTGGCCCGACCGCGGCTCACTGCTCTCGAGCATCCGCGTCGACGCCGCCCGGCGGCTGCTCGACCGCGTCGACGACGGCATGGTGCCCAAGCTCGAGGCCTGCATCCGGGCGGTCGACGGCGGGGTGCCGCAGACGCACGTCGTCGACGGGCGGGCGCCGCACTCGATCCTGCTCGAGATCTTCACCGACGAGGGCATCGGCACGATGGTGCTGCCCGACGACTCCGTCGACGTTGTCGACGACGCCGGCGCTCATGACGACGCCGGCGCTCATGACGACCCCGTCGCTCGTGACACCTCCGACGACTCCGAGGTGGGACCGTGA
- a CDS encoding acetylornithine transaminase, which yields MTANSDLLARYSASMVQVFGAPQLVLASGHGCWVTDVDGRRYLDLLSGIAVNALGHGHPALVQAVAKQAETAIHVSNFFTTRPAVELAERLLEISRAPAGSGVFFANSGAEATEAAVKLSRRTGRHRIVALEGSFHGRTTGALALTHKAAYREPFEPLLPGVVFVPPGDHDALRRAVDEQTAAVFLEPVQGEAGVVPLGDDYLRLAREVTTRAGALLVVDEIQTGIGRTGDWFAHHRSGVVPDAMTLAKGLGGGVPIGALVTFGPDVTGLLTAGQHGTTFGGNPLACAAGLAVIDTIERDGLLEHVRDVATVLDRLGPTGVAPPTPTVERPRPDAASTVERPRPDAVAATSVASVPGVLGTRGRGLLRAVQLDGIDAATAMLAAREAGFIVNAVTPTALRLAPPLVVSARELEGFVDALPGILEAARGGGAPR from the coding sequence GTGACCGCGAACAGCGACCTGCTCGCCCGCTACTCCGCGTCGATGGTGCAGGTGTTCGGCGCGCCGCAGCTCGTGCTCGCCTCCGGCCACGGCTGCTGGGTGACCGACGTCGACGGGCGCCGCTATCTCGACCTGCTCTCGGGCATCGCCGTCAACGCCCTCGGCCACGGGCACCCGGCGCTCGTCCAGGCCGTCGCGAAGCAGGCGGAGACCGCCATCCACGTATCCAACTTCTTCACGACCCGTCCCGCCGTCGAGCTCGCGGAGCGGCTGCTCGAGATCAGCCGCGCACCCGCGGGCTCCGGGGTCTTCTTCGCCAACTCGGGCGCCGAGGCGACCGAGGCGGCGGTCAAGCTGTCGCGGCGCACCGGTCGCCACCGCATCGTCGCGCTCGAGGGCTCCTTCCACGGCCGCACGACCGGGGCGCTGGCCCTCACGCACAAGGCGGCCTACCGCGAGCCGTTCGAGCCGCTGCTGCCCGGCGTCGTCTTCGTCCCGCCCGGCGACCACGACGCGCTGCGCCGGGCCGTCGACGAGCAGACGGCGGCGGTGTTCCTCGAACCGGTGCAGGGCGAGGCCGGCGTCGTGCCGCTCGGCGACGACTACCTGCGCCTGGCCCGCGAGGTCACGACGCGCGCCGGCGCGCTGCTCGTCGTCGACGAGATCCAGACGGGCATCGGGCGCACGGGCGACTGGTTCGCCCACCACCGCTCCGGGGTCGTCCCCGACGCGATGACGCTAGCGAAGGGGCTCGGCGGCGGGGTGCCGATCGGGGCGCTCGTGACCTTCGGCCCCGACGTCACCGGACTGCTGACGGCCGGCCAGCACGGCACGACCTTCGGCGGCAACCCGCTCGCCTGCGCCGCCGGCCTCGCCGTCATCGACACCATCGAGCGCGACGGGCTGCTCGAGCACGTCCGCGACGTCGCCACGGTGCTCGACCGCCTCGGCCCCACCGGGGTGGCCCCGCCCACCCCGACCGTAGAGAGGCCACGTCCCGACGCCGCGAGCACCGTCGAGAGGCCACGTCCCGACGCCGTCGCCGCGACGTCCGTGGCGTCAGTCCCGGGTGTCCTCGGCACCCGCGGGCGCGGCCTCCTGCGGGCCGTGCAGCTCGACGGGATCGACGCCGCGACCGCGATGCTGGCCGCCCGCGAGGCCGGCTTCATCGTCAATGCCGTCACCCCGACGGCGCTGCGCCTCGCCCCGCCGCTCGTCGTGTCGGCCCGCGAGCTCGAGGGCTTCGTCGACGCCCTGCCCGGCATCCTCGAGGCCGCGCGCGGCGGGGGAGCGCCACGGTGA
- the argR gene encoding arginine repressor, producing MTSRAHRQRRVVELLDAHPVHSQGELADLLSGEGIEVTQATLSRDLVEVGAVKVRRGRALVYAVPGDGTGEESAPGTLGDGASARLRRTVEELLVSASLAGNLVVLRTPPGAANYLAIAIDQTRDPDVVGTIAGDDTIMLAAVSPDRAAVVLERLLSLSGTTD from the coding sequence GTGACGAGCCGTGCCCACCGGCAGAGGCGGGTCGTCGAGCTGCTCGACGCGCACCCGGTGCACAGCCAGGGCGAGCTGGCCGACCTGCTCTCGGGCGAGGGCATCGAGGTGACCCAGGCGACCCTGTCGCGCGACCTCGTCGAGGTCGGCGCGGTCAAGGTGCGACGCGGCCGCGCCCTCGTCTACGCCGTCCCGGGCGACGGGACGGGCGAGGAGTCGGCCCCGGGCACGCTCGGGGACGGGGCGAGCGCCCGCCTGCGACGGACCGTCGAGGAGCTCCTCGTCTCCGCCTCGCTCGCCGGCAACCTCGTCGTGCTGCGCACTCCGCCGGGGGCGGCGAACTACCTCGCCATCGCCATCGACCAGACCCGTGACCCCGACGTCGTCGGCACCATCGCGGGCGACGACACGATCATGCTCGCGGCGGTCTCACCCGACCGCGCCGCCGTCGTGCTCGAGCGGTTGCTCTCCCTGTCCGGCACGACAGACTGA
- the argH gene encoding argininosuccinate lyase has protein sequence MTAHPDPATAPADAPADERVSLWGGRFSGGPDQALAALSKSTHFDWRLAPHDIAGSRAHARVLHAAGLLADDDLDGMLDGLDRLEADVRSGSFTPAPDDEDVHTALERGLIDRVGVDLGGRLRAGRSRNDQVATLFRMYLREHARLVGGLVLDVVNALVAQANSHLGVAMPGRTHLQHAQPVLLSHHLLAHAWALLRDVDRLRDWDARTDASPYGSGALAGSSLGLDPEAVARDLGFARAVENSIDGTASRDFVAEFAFVAAMTAVDISRLAEEVVLWATKEFSFVTLDDAYSTGSSIMPQKKNPDVAELARGKAGRLVGDLAGLLTTLKALPLAYNRDLQEDKEPVFDAVDTLEVLLPAFSGMVATLTFHTDRLESLAPQGFALATDVAEWLVRQGVPFRVAHEVAGACVRDCESRGVELWDLTDDDLARLSEHLTPDVRSVLSVAGSLASRDAVGGTAPVRVTEQLAAARERLAAVRDWTAVTPFATGAPAR, from the coding sequence ATGACCGCGCACCCCGACCCCGCCACCGCACCGGCCGACGCCCCGGCCGACGAGCGCGTGAGCCTGTGGGGCGGCCGGTTCAGCGGCGGCCCCGACCAGGCGCTCGCCGCCCTGTCCAAGAGCACCCACTTCGACTGGCGGCTGGCACCCCACGACATCGCCGGCTCGCGCGCCCACGCCCGGGTGCTGCACGCCGCAGGCCTGCTCGCCGACGACGACCTCGACGGCATGCTCGACGGCCTCGACCGGCTCGAGGCCGACGTCCGCTCGGGGTCCTTCACGCCGGCACCCGACGACGAGGACGTCCACACCGCGCTGGAGCGCGGGCTCATCGACCGGGTCGGCGTCGACCTCGGCGGGCGCCTCCGGGCCGGGCGTTCGCGCAACGACCAGGTCGCCACCCTATTCCGCATGTACCTGCGCGAGCACGCCCGGCTGGTGGGCGGTCTCGTGCTCGACGTCGTCAATGCCCTCGTTGCACAGGCGAACTCGCACCTCGGGGTGGCGATGCCGGGGCGCACGCACCTGCAGCACGCCCAGCCCGTGCTGCTCTCGCACCACCTACTGGCCCACGCGTGGGCGCTGCTGCGCGACGTCGACCGGCTCCGTGACTGGGACGCCCGCACCGACGCGTCCCCGTACGGCTCCGGCGCGCTCGCCGGCTCCTCGCTCGGGCTCGACCCCGAGGCGGTCGCCCGTGACCTCGGCTTCGCGCGCGCGGTCGAGAACTCGATCGACGGCACGGCCTCGCGCGACTTCGTGGCCGAGTTCGCCTTCGTCGCCGCGATGACCGCCGTCGACATCTCCCGCCTCGCCGAGGAGGTCGTGCTGTGGGCGACCAAGGAGTTCTCCTTCGTCACCCTCGACGACGCGTACTCGACGGGGTCGAGCATCATGCCGCAGAAGAAGAACCCCGACGTCGCCGAGCTCGCCCGCGGCAAGGCCGGTCGGCTCGTCGGTGACCTCGCCGGTCTGCTGACGACCCTCAAAGCCCTGCCCCTCGCGTACAACCGCGACCTGCAGGAGGACAAGGAGCCGGTCTTCGACGCCGTCGACACGCTCGAGGTGCTGCTGCCGGCCTTCTCCGGCATGGTCGCCACCCTCACGTTCCACACCGACCGCCTCGAGTCGCTCGCGCCGCAGGGCTTCGCGCTCGCGACCGACGTCGCGGAGTGGCTCGTGCGCCAGGGCGTCCCCTTCCGGGTCGCGCACGAGGTCGCCGGCGCCTGCGTGCGTGACTGCGAGTCGCGGGGCGTCGAGCTCTGGGACCTCACCGACGACGACCTCGCGCGCCTCAGCGAGCACCTCACCCCCGACGTGCGCTCCGTGCTGTCGGTGGCCGGCTCGCTCGCCTCGCGCGACGCCGTCGGCGGCACTGCCCCGGTCCGCGTGACCGAGCAGCTCGCCGCCGCGCGAGAGCGGCTGGCCGCCGTCCGCGACTGGACCGCGGTCACGCCGTTCGCCACGGGCGCGCCCGCCCGTTGA